A region of Gadus morhua chromosome 18, gadMor3.0, whole genome shotgun sequence DNA encodes the following proteins:
- the LOC115531601 gene encoding protein transport protein Sec24D-like: MKVFPVYMNSLMRTAPLVGSTELSTDDRAHQRLVVMAMGVEDTQLLLYPRLIPLHNMELEGEAVPSPLRCSEDRLSDGGAFLLENGHALFLWLGQACPPELIQGLFNLPSLAHLQPNTIAEHMQQCPLGSHFSVGRRIRCNPGAPRLRWLWTCGLQCL, encoded by the exons ATGAAGGTGTTCCCGGTGTACATGAACAGCCTGATGAGGACGGCCCCCTTGGTGGGCAGCACGGAGCTGTCCACGGACGACCGCGCCCACCAGCGGCTGGTCGTCATGGCCATGGGCGTGGAGGACACCCAGCTGCTGCTGTACCCCCGCCTCATCCcactg CACAACATGGAGCTGGAGGGCGAGGCGGTGCCGTCGCCGCTGCGCTGCTCCGAGGACCGCCTGTCCGACGGCGGAGCCTTCCTGCTGGAGAACGGCCACGCCCTCTTCCTGTGGCTGGGCCAGGCCTGCCCCCCCGAGCTCATCCAGGGGCTATTCAACCTGCCCTCGCTCGCTCACCTGCAGCCCAACACG aTTGCAGAACATATGCAACAgtgccccctggggtcacacttttcggtgggtcgcagaattcggtgtaatcCCGGTGCGCCTCGCCTACGGTGGCTGTGGACCTGTG GTCTGCAGTGCTTATGA
- the grid2ipb gene encoding LOW QUALITY PROTEIN: delphilin (The sequence of the model RefSeq protein was modified relative to this genomic sequence to represent the inferred CDS: deleted 1 base in 1 codon) → MFGRIFIPKKHRQRFDQAVSQNLIQRMCRSKSISEPQGRLRRSRSEDHPDRHRGSKRASSVPREPAEHVAGGDRERDRDRDRDRDRDRDRDRDRERERDRDRDRDRNRDRDRDRDRSRDRERERGARKSVISVHPGPGANQRTLRVYRGKKSFGFTLRGHAPVSIDSVIPDSPAQECGLKPGDRILFLNGLDMRNCSHEKVVSMLQGSGAMPTLVVEDGPADYCYSDHSDPEDSGGSMLAPTAVPRSSSPALSSLQWVAEILPPSIKVHGRTFSQQLDHLLTVQERYAVCKALETFFQHRNVDTLIVDVFPVLDTPAKQLIWQFIYQLLTYEEQERCQSKISRFLGFKSAAAVEPEPLVTEHHRRSSSVRVRSTSYRSSMQERSSDDCIIGTHLGMGIHVEAPDSPEERECGDGTSFPESPDMKNMSGLYTELGNVYAAKSASPPHGRGQAEPYRGRSLSPLTLPPLTGSHTKSGLSLSWKEPLPTPVYELYHQGSQESNPYVSLESPPASPHPSNGSSGGLSPLGRRKKLFTFSRPPRSRDTDKFLDALSEQLGHRVTLVDEGLPPRRDNDYEEMSYQEEQEPCLAPRQLSSDGSDGRSSSDDITSFSSGSEPIPPPPSQSPPPPPSFASPIPPPFQFTDPHPTVRFSPEHIPRARMAFHPQHPIIPPPPPPPRLLLSGRPRLHQAPPPREEEEEPPPPAGMTHDPQRFQGTFARIPRSGTQTLAGRRSQPSTRTPHLPRQISTPQPLRQPSPQPSPQVLRPSHLVLQRHHQLHHQHSYQGPLPPSAQEPAPPHTQSHSLGRSPATAHTTRTTLLTHKSYDAPLMELPPQRVAPPPPPPLPPLPPCEPPPLPRASPTPSESNHMSVKRLRWEQVEKSEGTIWGQLGEDSDYDKLSDMVKYLDLELHFGTQRRSMSPPEPTFLPENFKKKDVVEILSHKKAYNASILIAHLKLSPAELRQVLMTVTTERLEPAHIKQLLLYAPDEEEVKRYRQFDQDPTKLSEPDQFIFQMLMVPEYKTRLRSLHFKTTLAEKTEEIKVAYEYIYKASTELRTSRKLAKILEFVLAMGNYLNNGQPKNSRTTGFKIIFLTELSTTKTVDGKSTFLHILAKSLCEHFPELLNFDRDLTTVPLAAKVNQRAVTSELVDLHSTIQDIRTACAKIPATSEDHFASVMSSFLENSHPAVQSLDALQHRAMEEFSKVASYFGEESKATSTEVFFGIFTEFMSKFERALGETKASENPRSPRLVSPLAW, encoded by the exons ATGTTCGGCAGGATCTTCATCCCCAAGAAGCACCGCCAGCGCTTCGACCAGGCCGTCTCCCAGAACCTCATCCAGCGCATGTGCCGCAGCAAGAGCATCAGCGAGCCGCAGGGACGCCTGCGCCGCAGCCGCAGCGAGGACCACCCCGACCGCCACCGCGGCTCCAAGAGGGCCAGCTCCGTCCCCCGCGAACCCGCTGAGCACGTGGCCGgcggggacagggagagggaccgggaccgggatcGAGACCGGGATCGGGAtcgggaccgggaccgggaccgggagagggagagggaccgcGACCGGGACAGGGACAGGAACCGGGAcagggaccgggaccgggaccggtCGAGggaccgggagagggagaggggagccaGGAAGTCTGTGATATCAGTGCATCCAGGGCcgggagccaatcagag GACTTTGCGGGTCTACCGGGGGAAGAAGAGCTTTGGTTTCACCCTGCGTGGTCATGCTCCCGTCAGCATCGACTCTGTTATCCCAG ACAGCCCGGCTCAGGAATGCGGCCTGAAGCCAGGAGATCgcatcctcttcctcaacgGGCTGGACAtgag gaacTGCTCCCATGAGAAGGTGGTGTCCATGCTGCAGGGCAGCGGGGCCATGCCCACCCTAGTGGTGGAGGACGGCCCCGCTGACTACTGCTACTCGGACCACAGCGACCCCGAGGACTCCGGGGGGTCCATGCTGGCCCCCACTGCCGTGCCACGCTCCAG TTCCCCGGCCCTCAGCTCTCTGCAGTGGGTAGCGGAGATCCTGCCCCCCAGCATCAAGGTGCACGGCCGCACCTTCAGCCAGCAGCTGGACCACCTTCTGACGGTCCAGGAGCGCTACGCCGTCTGCAAGGCCCTGGAGACGTTCTTCCAGCACAG GAACGTGGACACCCTGATCGTCGACGTGTTCCCGGTGCTGGACACCCCGGCCAAGCAGCTCATCTGGCAGTTCATCTACCAGCTGCTGACCTACGAGGAGCAGGAGCGCTGCCAGAGCAAGATCTCACGCTTCCTGGGCTTCAAGAGCGCAG cggCGGTGGAGCCTGAGCCTTTGGTGACGGAGCACCACCGTAGGAGCAGCTCAGTGCGTGTGCGCAGCACGTCGTACCGCAGCAGCATGCAGGAGAGGAGCTCCGACGACTGCATCATCGGAACCCACCTGGGGATGG GGATTCATGTCGAAGCGCCCGACAGCCCCGAGGAGAGGGAGTGCGGAGACGGGACCTCGTTCCCAGAGTCCCCCGACATGAAAAAC ATGTCAGGCCTGTACACGGAGCTGGGCAACGTGTACGCCGCCAAGAGCGCCTCGCCCCCgcac gggcggggccaggccgAGCCCTACCGAGGGcgctcgctctcccccctcaccctccccccgcTGACAG ggAGCCACACCAAGTCGGGCCTGTCCCTGTCCTGGAAGGAGCCCCTGCCCACGCCCGTGTACGAGCTGTACCACCAGGGCAGCCAGGAGTCCAACCCCTACGTCAGCCTGGAgagcccccccgcctccccccacccctccaacgGCAGCAGCGGGGGCCTCAGCCCGCTGGGCCGCCGCAAGAAGCTCTTCACCTTCTCCCGGCCGCCGCGCAGCCGCGACACCGACAAGTTCCTGGACGCGCTGAGCGAGCAGCTGGGCCACCGCGTCACCCTGGTGGACGAGGGcctgcccccccgccgc gacaACGACtacgaggag ATGAGctaccaggaggagcaggagccgtGCTTGGCGCCGCGCCAGCTGAGCAGCGACGGCAGCGACGGCCGCAGCAGCAGCGACGAcatcacctccttctcctcgggcTCCGAGcccatccccccgcccccctcccagagccccccgccgccgccctcctTCGCGTCCCCCATCCCGCCGCCCTTCCAGTTCACCGACCCGCACCCGACCGTGCGCTTCTCCCCGGAGCACATCCCCCGCGCCCGCATGGCCttccacccccagcaccccatcatcccgccgccgccgccgccccccaggCTGCTGCTGTCGGGACGGCCCCGGCTccaccaggccccgccccccagggaggaggaggaggagccgccgccgccggcgggCATGACCCACGACCCCCAGCGGTTCCAGGGCACCTTCGCCCGGATCCCGCGCTCGGGGACCCAGACGCTGGCGGGCCGGCGGTCCCAGCCGTCCACCCGGACCCCCCACCTGCCGCGGCAGATCAGCACGCCCCAGCCCCTGAGGCAGCCCTCGCCCCAGCCCTCGCCCCAGGTGCTGAGGCCCAGCCACCTGGTGCTGCAGCGGCACCACCAGCTGCACCACCAGCACAGCTACCAGGGCCCGCTGCCGCCCTCGGCCCAggagcccgcccccccccacacccagagCCACTCTCTGGGCCGCAGCCCCGCCACCGCCCACACCACCCGCACCACCCTGCTCACCCACAAGAGCTACGACGCCCCCCTGATGGAGCTGCCCCCACAGAGG gtagcccctcccccacccccccccctgccccccctgcccccctgcgAGCCCCCTCCCCTGCCCAGGGCCAGCCCCACCCCCTCAGAGTCCAACCACATGAGCGTCAAAAGGCTGCGCTGGGAGCAGGTGGAGAAGTCTGAGGGCACCATCTGGGGACAG CTTGGAGAGGACTCAGACTACGACAAGCTGAGTGACATGGTGAAGTACTTGGACCTGGAGCTGCACTTTGGGACTCAGCGCAGATCCA TGTCCCCCCCAGAGCCCACCTTCCTGCCTGAGAACTTTAAAAAGAAGGACGTGGTGGAGATCCTGTCCCATAAGAAGGCCTACAACGCCT ccatccTGATCGCCCACCTGAAACTGTCCCCAGCCGAGCTCCGCCAGGTGCTGATGACGGTGACCACGGAGCGTCTGGAGCCCGCCCACATCAAGCAGCTGCTGCTGTACGCGcccgacgaggaggaggtgaagcgcTACCGGCAGTTCGACCAGGACCCCACCAAGCTCAGCGAGCCCGACCAGTTCATCTTCCAg ATGTTGATGGTGCCAGAGTACAAGACGCGCCTGCGGAGCCTCCACTTTAAGACCACCCTAGCGGAGAAGACTGAGGAGATCAAGGTGGCCTATGAGTACATCTACAAGGCCTCCACTGAGCTGAGGACCAGCAGGAAACTGGCCAAGATCCTGGAG TTTGTGCTGGCAATGGGGAACTACCTGAACAATGGCCAGCCCAAGAACAGCCGTACCACGGGCTTCAAGATCATCTTCCTCACAGAG cTGAGTACGACCAAGACGGTGGACGGTAAATCAACGTTTCTTCACATCCTGGCCAAATCTCTCTGCGAACACTTTCCAGAACTGCTCAACTTTGACAGAGACCTCACAACAGTGCCTCTGGCAGCCAAAG TCAATCAGAGGGCGGTCACATCGGAGCTGGTTGACCTCCACTCCACCATACAGGACATACGGACCGCCTGCGCAAAGATCCCTGCCACCTCCGAGGACCACTTCGCCTCTGTCATGAGC AGCTTCCTGGAGAACAGCCATCCCGCGGTGCAGTCCCTGGACGCGCTGCAGCACCGCGCCATGGAGGAGTTCTCCAAGGTGGCCTCCTACTTCGGGGAGGAGAGCAAGGCGACCAGCACCGAGGTCTTCTTCGGCATCTTCACAGAGTTCATGTCCAAGTTTGAG CGAGCCCTGGGCGAGACCAAGGCGTCCGAGAACCCCCGCAGCCCCCGGCTGGTCTCCCCTCTGGCGTGGTAG